Proteins from a genomic interval of Coccinella septempunctata chromosome 2, icCocSept1.1, whole genome shotgun sequence:
- the LOC123306300 gene encoding uncharacterized protein LOC123306300 isoform X1 produces the protein MLIDETNCLLNQIRYRIHQNQQTATKSTATITQADVESCITDVKKRLATQQTTTKKRFEELRIRKMNDMKEQQKERYDNLIAYIQNEKNILSTLKQSAIQDDFNVTMCNDTSLVYDLISTSFRSSGDAILAEYKGVVDRNHTQNSLLVDRLALNYQQLEKKLASCQQQTEKLDCFDEVEDDCEIIVFKNDIFDQESSYYADAEKIFGVFKSKINALYERKLREVQSFSSDMKSCYKSVKNINTTTTIDVTDSGVSFHPTKLLVILPLLYKVFL, from the exons ATGCTGATAGATGAGACTAACTGCCTTCTAAATCAGATAAGATATCGGATCCACCAAAATCAACAG acCGCGACGAAATCAACTGCAACTATAACCCAAGCAGATGTGGAGTCCTGCATAACGGACGTGAAGAAACGTCTGGCAACCCAACAGACCACCACTAAAAAACGTTTCGAAGAGCTGAGAATCCGAAAAATGAACGACATGAAGGAGCAACAAAAAGAAAGATACGACAATTTGATCGCTTATATCCAAAACGAAAAGAACATACTTTCGACACTAAAACAGTCGGCGATTCAGGACGATTTCAACGTGACCATGTGCAACGATACGTCTCTCGTTTACGACCTGATATCGACTTCCTTCAGGTCGAGCGGTGACGCCATTCTGGCCGAATATAAGGGAGTTGTCGACAGGAACCACACGCAGAACTCCCTTCTCGTCGATAGATTAGCTCTGAACTACCAACAACTGGAGAAGAAGCTTGCTTCATGTCAGCAACAGACTGAAAAATTGGATTGTTTCGATGAGGTAGAGGACGACTGCGAGATCATCGTTTTCAAAAACGACATTTTCGATCAGGAATCCTCATATTACGCCGACGCAGAAAAGATTTTCGGAGTTTTCAAATCGAAGATAAATGCTTTGTACGAACGCAAACTCAGAGAGGTTCAATCGTTCTCCAGTGATATGAAGTCGTGctataaaagtgttaaaaatatCAATACAACGACGACAATTGATGTGACTGATAGTGGGGTGTCTTTTCACCCTACCAAACTACTCGTAATACTACCACTTTTGTACAAGGTTTTCTTATAA
- the LOC123306300 gene encoding uncharacterized protein LOC123306300 isoform X2, whose protein sequence is MGVKFFNYVLILWICLHTATKSTATITQADVESCITDVKKRLATQQTTTKKRFEELRIRKMNDMKEQQKERYDNLIAYIQNEKNILSTLKQSAIQDDFNVTMCNDTSLVYDLISTSFRSSGDAILAEYKGVVDRNHTQNSLLVDRLALNYQQLEKKLASCQQQTEKLDCFDEVEDDCEIIVFKNDIFDQESSYYADAEKIFGVFKSKINALYERKLREVQSFSSDMKSCYKSVKNINTTTTIDVTDSGVSFHPTKLLVILPLLYKVFL, encoded by the exons ATGGGTGTGAAGTTTTTCAACTACGTCTTGATTTTGTGGATATGTCTGCAT acCGCGACGAAATCAACTGCAACTATAACCCAAGCAGATGTGGAGTCCTGCATAACGGACGTGAAGAAACGTCTGGCAACCCAACAGACCACCACTAAAAAACGTTTCGAAGAGCTGAGAATCCGAAAAATGAACGACATGAAGGAGCAACAAAAAGAAAGATACGACAATTTGATCGCTTATATCCAAAACGAAAAGAACATACTTTCGACACTAAAACAGTCGGCGATTCAGGACGATTTCAACGTGACCATGTGCAACGATACGTCTCTCGTTTACGACCTGATATCGACTTCCTTCAGGTCGAGCGGTGACGCCATTCTGGCCGAATATAAGGGAGTTGTCGACAGGAACCACACGCAGAACTCCCTTCTCGTCGATAGATTAGCTCTGAACTACCAACAACTGGAGAAGAAGCTTGCTTCATGTCAGCAACAGACTGAAAAATTGGATTGTTTCGATGAGGTAGAGGACGACTGCGAGATCATCGTTTTCAAAAACGACATTTTCGATCAGGAATCCTCATATTACGCCGACGCAGAAAAGATTTTCGGAGTTTTCAAATCGAAGATAAATGCTTTGTACGAACGCAAACTCAGAGAGGTTCAATCGTTCTCCAGTGATATGAAGTCGTGctataaaagtgttaaaaatatCAATACAACGACGACAATTGATGTGACTGATAGTGGGGTGTCTTTTCACCCTACCAAACTACTCGTAATACTACCACTTTTGTACAAGGTTTTCTTATAA